From the Clupea harengus chromosome 15, Ch_v2.0.2, whole genome shotgun sequence genome, one window contains:
- the zgc:112001 gene encoding ankyrin repeat domain-containing protein 9, whose product MSASASAQSERSQRDEICKQRKCLSFLFYQAVRDLKPVWMLEDMRTMETFYWEEDASQRTYTPSEALLYAIVHDHQAYAQYLLSHYSDEALAMPGERFCCCPSSAPHLAMAVRYDRRDILGLILQVAHRLPSLRSYMNRGGCFHLEDGKTPLHLACELLRSEAVILLLGNGASPQAEDHNGMTPLDVILEQLWDSKVNAGAKKLCLDNLLMFMPDIRFKMKTSLEKDPKRWSELIGEEKFNYLVGKNPAPLFLIAMQKILQHLPPEQFPKSLDDLPIPSSLKPLPVPCKQRGKLKVF is encoded by the coding sequence ATGTCTGCCTCGGCGTCAGCCCAATCCGAGAGATCGCAAAGAGACGAGATATGTAAGCAACGAaaatgtttgtcttttcttttttatcaaGCCGTGAGAGATCTCAAGCCAGTATGGATGCTAGAAGACATGCGGACAATGGAGACATTTTACTGGGAGGAAGATGCCAGTCAGAGAACATATACGCCATCGGAGGCTTTACTCTATGCTATCGTGCATGATCACCAAGCTTATGCCCAGTATTTGCTTAGTCATTATTCGGACGAGGCCTTGGCCATGCCTGGCGAGCGGTTTTGTTGCTGTCCATCTTCGGCACCACACTTGGCAATGGCTGTAAGATATGACAGGAGAGACATACTGGGACTTATATTGCAGGTGGCGCACCGGCTCCCCAGTTTGCGCTCATATATGAACCGCGGTGGGTGTTTCCACTTGGAAGACGGTAAAACCCCTCTCCACTTGGCCTGTGAACTGTTGCGGTCCGAAGCAGTCATTTTGCTACTGGGCAATGGTGCATCGCCCCAGGCCGAAGACCACAACGGTATGACACCTCTTGACGTTATTTTGGAACAGCTATGGGACTCGAAGGTTAATGCGGGGGCAAAAAAGCTGTGCTTGGACAACTTGTTGATGTTCATGCCCGATATCCGTTTCAAAATGAAAACCTCTTTAGAGAAGGACCCCAAGCGCTGGTCCGAACTTATTGGAGAGGAAAAATTCAACTACCTCGTCGGAAAGAATCCGGCTCCGCTGTTTCTCATTGCTATGCAAAAGATACTTCAGCATTTACCCCCCGAGCAATTTCCCAAGAGTCTCGATGATTTgcccatcccctcctctctgaagCCTCTCCCCGTACCGTGCAAACAGCGAGGAAAGTTGAAAGTATTCTAG